The following is a genomic window from Planctomycetota bacterium.
TTCCCGCGGCGGGCCCGCCGCGAGCTGCTCATGGAGACGGCGGGGGAACCGACGCCCCTGGTGGAATTCCTGAAATCGCGATACGGCGCGCTGGAGCGGGACGGGTTCCTGTTTTTCGACCTGCGGGGGACGGCGCGATGAGGCGATATAATAGGCGGAATCCGTTCCGATGGACCTGGAAGACGAACTGAAGCCTTATCGCGGACCTCTCGTCGAAGGGGTCGGCGGATACAAGCTGGATCGGGCGCTTCCGGCGGATCTCTCGCGGCGCGCGCGGCGCGAGGACCTCCTGCGGCGCATCCGGCAGGTGTGGTACATCCGCGCCGAGGGCGGCTGGAAACTTCCGCCGGACCGGATCGGATTGCTCGATCGCCTGCGCGGTTGGCTGCGGGGACGTCGGCCGCAAACGGACGCCGAAAGCCGGCGGTATTGGGAGGAACGGGGAGGGGAGGGCTACGAGAAGGAGGCGTTCTCGGCGGCCTGGCTGGAGCCGGCGCGCCGGACGCTGGGGATCGTCTCGGACTTTCTGAGACGGGAGGGCGTGGGGTCGGTTCTCGAAGTGGGCTGCGGCCCCGGCCGGAACCTGGAGCTCCTGCGGGAGGGAGGGGGGCCGGCCGTCTGGGGGATGGATTTCAGCTTCTCCCAGCTGCGGCGGGCCCGCTCCCGGGGCTTCGCGGTCGCGCAGGCCACCGCCAAGATGTTGCCGGTGCGGGCGAAGTCCGTGGACGCGGTGCTTTTCGCCCAGGTGCTCATTCACGTTCCTCCGCCCGTGGCGCCGGCGCTCGAGGAGGCGGTTCGGGCGGCCCGCCGTTTCGTCCTCCTCCTGGAACAGACGCACGCCGATGCGGGACCGGAAAGCGCGGCGACGGAGACGCCTCACTGCTTTCGGCACGACCTCGTGGGACACATGAGGCGCCTGGTTCCGCGGGCGGAGCTTCTGGAGCTCGGGGGAGATCCGCCGGGGATCCGCGCGTTCCGGCTCTGAGGGCCGGCGAGCGCTCTTGGGGAGCCCTGGGAACCCCAGGGCCCCGGGAAGAGCGTTCGCACGGCTAGCGATCGCTCGGCGCGCGCGGCGGGGCGCCTCCGCCCGCCCCCTTGAACTGAGGGCAGTGCGTCCGCAGACGGCTGATGGCGTCCATCGCCTTGTCCCGGCTCCGGGACGAAACCGCGGAGCGCAGGTCGCTGGCCGCCGTGGTGCACTCGGGCGAGGCCTTGCCCGTGTCGCGGGTCTCGGCGGTGACGGCTTTGTAGACGCGATCCGCGGCCTGCGAGGCCTTGTCCCAGTCGCCCGCCTGGATCGCCTGTTCCGCCGCCTTCAAGTCCGCGTCGCCCATGGGTTGCTGCCCCGGCT
Proteins encoded in this region:
- a CDS encoding class I SAM-dependent methyltransferase, whose product is MDLEDELKPYRGPLVEGVGGYKLDRALPADLSRRARREDLLRRIRQVWYIRAEGGWKLPPDRIGLLDRLRGWLRGRRPQTDAESRRYWEERGGEGYEKEAFSAAWLEPARRTLGIVSDFLRREGVGSVLEVGCGPGRNLELLREGGGPAVWGMDFSFSQLRRARSRGFAVAQATAKMLPVRAKSVDAVLFAQVLIHVPPPVAPALEEAVRAARRFVLLLEQTHADAGPESAATETPHCFRHDLVGHMRRLVPRAELLELGGDPPGIRAFRL